CGTCTCCGCGGCCTGCCGCAGCGCCGGCAGGCTGTCGGTGTTCGACTCCGCGTGCACCGACTCGAGGAGCGCCGGGTCGACGCCGTCGGCGAGGTGTGCCGCCCGCGCGGCGGCGATCTCGCCGGCCTCGTGCAGCTCGGCCGGCGTCGAACCGTCCAGCAGAGCCTGCAGCTCGGCCCACTCGTGTTGTGCGGTGCCCAGTTCGGCCAGCCGGGACTGCCGTTGGTCCATCCACTCCTGCAGCGCCGTAACCGCTTCCGCTGCGGTGTCGGCGACGATTGCGCACCGGCCGGCGACGTCCCGTATCGCCTCGGCGGCCTCGGCGCGCGCCTGCTCGTCGAAGGCGACGCGGCGTTCGGCGGCCTGGGTGGACGCCAGCTGGTCCAGCAGGTCGGTGCGGCGGGCGGCTTGGGCGCCTTGGGCGGCGCGCTGACGGCACGCCTGCCGGTAGTGTTCGACTCCCGTGCGCAGCGCCTCCTGGGTCGCCCCGTCCGGGGGGTGGCCGCGCGCGGCCAGGGCGTCGCGCAGGTCGGCCGCGGCGGCCCGCAGCACATCACGGGTCTTCGCCTCTCGGCGGGCCCGTTCGTCGTGGTCGCGGTGCAAGGCCGCCGCCCGCGCCCGCGCCACCGGGATCGCGCGCAGCGCCGCGGGTTCGGCGGGCACGCCGAGTTCGACGCAGCGGGCGGCGGCCTGTTCGCGCCGACCGGTCTGTTCTGCGGTGCGCGCCTGCGCGGCCTGCACCTGCGCTTCGGCGCGGGCGAGATCTTGTGCCACCGCTGCGGTTCCGTGACGGTGGCGGTGCATCGCGCCGGCGAGCATCAGCACCACACCGGCCACCAGGGCGGCCACACCAACCGGTCGGCTCGCCGTGGCCACCAGAGCCAACCCGAGGACGGCGACGACGGCACCGGTGGTGATCACCGCCGCCGAGGGATGCGGGCGTGTCTGCTCGGCGGCGCGGCGGGCTCGCGTCTCGCGGGCGATCACCTCCGGGGGCACGTCGGGGATCGGGACCTCCAGGGTGCGGGCCAGATCGAGCAGCTCGTCATCGCCCGCATCGACCTGGGGTGCCGCTTCGGTCACCGGGTGTGGCCGCGCGTAGGACTCCAGCTGGGTGGTGGCCCGCATCCACCGCTCGGCTGCCTGGCGCACACTCGGATGCTCCTCGGTGTCGCCGTGCGGGGCGGCGGGAAGGGCGGCGATCTCCTGGTGGATGTCGGCGCTGGAGCGCTGCGGGGGACTCGGTGCCGGCGGGCGTGAGCGCCACCGCGTCAACGTCGCAGCCACCTGCTGGGCCAGCGCATCACCGTCGGCCTCGGAGGGCGGCGGTGAATCGCCGTGGCGGGCGTGCAATTCGTGGGCGCGGCGGGCCCGGTTTTGCAGCTGCTCCGCCGCCGCGGCCGCCTCGGCGGCCTCGTGGGCCCGCACCAGCGCTGCGGCGGCGTCAGCCTCGCCGCGGACGCGCTCGACCTCCTCGACCCGCGACAGGTATTCGTCGTGGGCCCGGGTTCGGTGCTCGTATTCGTGTTGGCTCGCCGCCAGCGCGTCTTTGGCGACGCGCAGCGGTTTGGTCGAGTTGGCGCGGTCCACCCCCACGTGCTCGCGGGCGTAGTCGGCGATGCGGTCCAGGGCCGTTCCCGCCGTCGACGCGGCCCCGGCGGTCGCGGCGGCACGCTGCAGGTGGTCCTGCAGCCCGTCGGCATGGTCGCGGACCCGATGCATCTGGCCCTGTTCGACGCAGGCGGTCGCGACGAACGTGGT
This sequence is a window from Mycolicibacillus parakoreensis. Protein-coding genes within it:
- a CDS encoding AAA family ATPase, translated to MRIRSVSAHAFGPLHEQNLALAEGMTVVIGDNESAKSSWHAAIFAALCGRRRGRGKPRADEQRFIDLHKPWGQGDWLVTARIMLDDGRDIELRQDLAGKIDCHAKDLVLGRDVSAEIMNDGAPDAATWLGLDRTTFVATACVEQGQMHRVRDHADGLQDHLQRAAATAGAASTAGTALDRIADYAREHVGVDRANSTKPLRVAKDALAASQHEYEHRTRAHDEYLSRVEEVERVRGEADAAAALVRAHEAAEAAAAAEQLQNRARRAHELHARHGDSPPPSEADGDALAQQVAATLTRWRSRPPAPSPPQRSSADIHQEIAALPAAPHGDTEEHPSVRQAAERWMRATTQLESYARPHPVTEAAPQVDAGDDELLDLARTLEVPIPDVPPEVIARETRARRAAEQTRPHPSAAVITTGAVVAVLGLALVATASRPVGVAALVAGVVLMLAGAMHRHRHGTAAVAQDLARAEAQVQAAQARTAEQTGRREQAAARCVELGVPAEPAALRAIPVARARAAALHRDHDERARREAKTRDVLRAAAADLRDALAARGHPPDGATQEALRTGVEHYRQACRQRAAQGAQAARRTDLLDQLASTQAAERRVAFDEQARAEAAEAIRDVAGRCAIVADTAAEAVTALQEWMDQRQSRLAELGTAQHEWAELQALLDGSTPAELHEAGEIAAARAAHLADGVDPALLESVHAESNTDSLPALRQAAETASARADTEDGELRQMARHLGSVAEAEEDLARARDELHRVEELKETLELTRAFLEQAQTRVYRDIAPQLAATLRGWLPTVTGGRYTDVLVDPESLEVQVCGASRRWRKADLLSHGTAEQVYLLLRVALADHLTRDHDVCPLLLDDVTVHADAVRTDAILDLLLQIAADRQVVIFTQEDQVAAWARANLAGPRHAIRELTPVAVD